The DNA sequence ATCACTTCCATAAATAAAGTCATAACAATATTTTTTAGTATGGCTTCAATTATTGTCAAAAACCGTTGATATAGGGGTATATAAACCTACATTATTTTCAGACAAATCATTTCTCACAAGATTTAGATTATCATATAAAAATAAATAACCATCTTTCAATAATGGACTGCCACTAGCAACTTCAGTATTAAAATATGAATTTCTGATCAATATCTTAACCATTCATTTATATTCTTTGTAATACTTATTTAATATCTCAGATCCTCCAAAGTTTCACAAATGTACATCCATATCTCTTCGACCAGTATAAATAAATGATTTATTATCATTTTTGCTATAGTATGAATATGAACTCACAAATTCGGAATTCAGTTGACTAAAAAATGGGGTAGTATTATTTTCTATTAAATTAAAATTATTATTTGTAAATCTTTTTGCTTCTTGTTCATCATTAAAATTAATTTCCATTACTGCTAAATTAACATAATAATTATCTAAAACATCTATTCCAGATAATATTTTTTTAATATTATTCACCAATATTTTTTCATTTCTTTTTAATAAATAAAATTCTGATGTTTCGTCAATATAATTTAATTTATCATCAGGAATTACTAAAAATCATTTTAAGGGATAATTTTCACCATTAATTTCATAATCAATGAAATAACCATTGAAATTTATTGATTCATTTTTGTTTTTCACTTCTATAAAAGTGCTGTTGGCAACTTGCGATATATTCTTTAATTCATTTTTTGATTTTTTAAAACCATTAATCTGAAGATTGATTTCTTTACCATCTAATTCATAAATTAAATTTAATTGTCCAGATTCATCAAATGGTTTGAGATTTTTTAATTCAATATTTATAGGAATTGAAAATTGAACACCAGAATTTATCTCTTCCATAGTTACTTCAGATGGTAATTTATTATAAATAGAATTGTCTTTCACATTAAAACCGTATTTAATTGAGAATCTATTTTCTTTTTCTGAATCAATTAATTTTAAATTTACTTTTTGTTCATCAAAATCGTAATATTTTTCTTTTGGCTTATTAATATAATAATGATTTTCATTATAAGTTGAATTAGTTATAAAATGAAATGTCAAAATACAAAATACTCCTGCAAGTGTAATAACAACAGTTTTTCAAATTTGGCTATTCTTCTTTTTCATGATTTCCTCATTTATTTAAACTTGATAAATAAGTTTTAATTTTAGGGTGTATTTCTCTTAATGATTTTAAATATCAATTCTTCTGAGTTTTTTCATTTCCATAAATTAAATTATATGATTCTAATACTAAATCATTAAAAACATTAGGATTATTTATTTGATCAACGATATTACTCTTAAAAGATGATATATTATTTCAAATCAAAGGGACATAAACACCAACATTAATGTTTCTGTAATTTGACACTTTATAACCGAAAAAGTCTTGGTTATATATTATAGAACCTGATGAACTATTATCAAACCCAGTTTCACTAAAACCTATTCCTGTTGTAATATCAACGTAATTCTCACCATCTATCTGATTGTAATTAAACTTACTAATAAAATTGTTGTTAATTAAAAATGAAGTTTTAAATGATTTGTTATTAAATAAAATATATGGATTATAGTGTAAATATG is a window from the Mycoplasma anserisalpingitidis genome containing:
- a CDS encoding lipoprotein 17-related variable surface protein, translated to MKKKNSQIWKTVVITLAGVFCILTFHFITNSTYNENHYYINKPKEKYYDFDEQKVNLKLIDSEKENRFSIKYGFNVKDNSIYNKLPSEVTMEEINSGVQFSIPINIELKNLKPFDESGQLNLIYELDGKEINLQINGFKKSKNELKNISQVANSTFIEVKNKNESINFNGYFIDYEINGENYPLKWFLVIPDDKLNYIDETSEFYLLKRNEKILVNNIKKILSGIDVLDNYYVNLAVMEINFNDEQEAKRFTNNNFNLIENNTTPFFSQLNSEFVSSYSYYSKNDNKSFIYTGRRDMDVHLWNFGGSEILNKYYKEYKWMVKILIRNSYFNTEVASGSPLLKDGYLFLYDNLNLVRNDLSENNVGLYTPISTVFDNNWSHTKKYCYDFIYGSDNSLQKNWYLSSLVNKYPKIQTKLLNDLRFNNKKWFVGDTNAQLK